A DNA window from uncultured Methanoregula sp. contains the following coding sequences:
- a CDS encoding EFR1 family ferrodoxin (N-terminal region resembles flavodoxins. C-terminal ferrodoxin region binds two 4Fe-4S clusters.) — protein MEIQTVKLVYFSPTGTTKAVVRGIARGMNPGTVEELDITRPGARNQSLQTSDNDLLIVGVPVYMGRVPALAGEWLHTIQAENTPAVCVAVYGNRAYEDALLELADILTRCGCRPVAGAVFIGEHSFSTAETPTATGRPDAGDLESAALFGQKIAEKLRLVASADRIPEVKIPGCHPYRQEPCHPYRRGTAFWNVDFIAISDACTRCGICAEGCPVGAIDPENSRAIETERCITCCACIRHCPSHARSIKPGLVRDASLRLNTLYNERKEPEFFL, from the coding sequence ATGGAAATACAGACAGTGAAACTTGTATATTTCTCACCAACGGGAACAACGAAAGCGGTGGTCCGGGGAATCGCACGCGGAATGAATCCCGGCACTGTGGAAGAGCTGGATATCACCCGGCCGGGCGCGAGAAATCAGTCATTACAGACATCGGACAACGACCTGCTCATTGTCGGCGTGCCGGTGTATATGGGAAGAGTGCCGGCCCTTGCAGGCGAATGGCTGCATACGATACAGGCAGAGAATACACCCGCGGTCTGCGTTGCCGTCTATGGCAATCGTGCGTACGAAGACGCCCTGCTCGAACTTGCGGACATCCTGACCCGGTGCGGGTGCAGGCCGGTCGCCGGTGCAGTGTTCATCGGGGAGCACTCCTTCTCCACTGCCGAAACACCGACAGCCACGGGCCGTCCGGATGCCGGTGACCTGGAATCTGCAGCATTGTTCGGGCAGAAAATTGCAGAAAAACTTCGGCTGGTTGCATCCGCTGACCGGATTCCTGAAGTAAAAATCCCCGGCTGCCATCCCTACCGGCAGGAGCCGTGTCATCCTTACCGGAGAGGTACGGCATTCTGGAATGTTGATTTTATTGCGATCAGCGATGCGTGCACCCGGTGCGGGATCTGTGCAGAGGGATGCCCGGTCGGGGCTATCGATCCCGAGAACAGCAGGGCGATCGAGACGGAACGATGTATCACGTGCTGCGCCTGTATCCGGCACTGTCCCAGTCATGCGAGATCGATAAAACCCGGCCTGGTCAGGGACGCGTCGCTGCGCCTGAATACGTTGTATAACGAGCGGAAGGAGCCGGAATTCTTCTTATAA
- a CDS encoding TetR/AcrR family transcriptional regulator, with amino-acid sequence MGISERKIREKEQRRKEILDTAERLFFSRGYDAVSMDGIAHEVELNKATLYLYFENKEALFAAVVLRGIRILEEKYRECMKEQVPGIVKVALLGRAYFRFSQEHPDYLRLIKFYGTERFSKENPCTAEIGKGYGTCRLILRDAVREGIEDGTIRADLDPWLVSMYLMISFMGILSMEDKWKQVIEAEGFSYEQFSSEFFRFIMPALSTGNAPSPSPGDGRADLSSPFLSTDPATRRTPEPKSAAGKP; translated from the coding sequence ATGGGCATATCTGAAAGAAAGATCCGGGAGAAGGAGCAGCGGAGAAAAGAGATCCTCGATACCGCAGAGCGCCTCTTCTTCTCCCGGGGGTACGACGCGGTCTCCATGGACGGGATCGCCCACGAGGTCGAGCTGAACAAGGCCACCCTCTATCTCTATTTTGAGAACAAGGAGGCGCTCTTCGCTGCGGTCGTGCTCCGGGGCATCCGGATCCTGGAGGAAAAATACCGGGAATGTATGAAAGAACAGGTTCCGGGTATTGTCAAGGTAGCCCTGCTGGGTCGGGCCTATTTTCGGTTTTCGCAGGAACACCCGGATTACCTGCGGCTGATCAAGTTTTACGGGACCGAACGGTTTTCCAAAGAGAACCCGTGTACCGCTGAGATCGGCAAAGGGTACGGCACCTGCCGGCTGATCCTGCGGGATGCGGTCCGGGAAGGCATCGAGGACGGCACGATCCGGGCCGATCTCGACCCGTGGCTCGTCTCGATGTACCTGATGATCTCCTTCATGGGCATCCTGTCCATGGAGGACAAGTGGAAGCAGGTGATCGAGGCGGAAGGGTTCAGCTACGAGCAGTTCTCATCTGAATTTTTCCGGTTCATCATGCCTGCACTCTCGACCGGGAATGCTCCATCCCCCTCACCCGGTGATGGGAGAGCGGACCTGTCATCACCTTTTCTCTCCACGGATCCGGCTACCCGCCGGACTCCGGAACCAAAATCCGCTGCCGGAAAACCGTGA